One stretch of Zingiber officinale cultivar Zhangliang chromosome 6B, Zo_v1.1, whole genome shotgun sequence DNA includes these proteins:
- the LOC121992702 gene encoding thaumatin-like protein 1 isoform X5, with translation MLRFAVLLLLLLVLFLCCCFHGGEGATFTFVNKCGETVWPGILSNAGRPRLQTTGFELASSASRAVAAPGGWSGRFWARTGCSAGGSAGGWSCATGDCGTGRVECDGAGAALPTTLAEFTLASAAAGRDFYDVSLVDGYNLPVLVEASDGQGCPAAGCLVDVGQRCPAELRVAGQSGACRSACDAFGKPEYCCSGAFASSATCRPTVYSQVFKAACPNSYSYAFDDPTSIFTCSGGADYTITFCPLSVPRCTNNHL, from the exons ATGCTTCGTTTCgccgttcttcttcttcttcttcttgttcttttcctgtGCTGTTGTTTCCATGGAG GGGAAGGCGCGACGTTCACATTTGTGAACAAGTGCGGCGAGACAGTGTGGCCGGGGATTCTCTCCAACGCCGGTAGGCCCCGGCTGCAGACCACGGGCTTCGAGCTGGCCTCCTCCGCGTCTCGCGCCGTCGCAGCCCCCGGCGGCTGGTCCGGCCGGTTCTGGGCCCGCACCGGCTGCTCTGCCGGTGGCAGCGCCGGAGGTTGGAGCTGCGCCACCGGGGACTGCGGCACCGGCCGCGTGGAGTGCGACGGTGCCGGAGCCGCCCTGCCGACGACGCTAGCGGAGTTCACCCTGGCGTCGGCGGCGGCGGGGCGGGATTTCTACGACGTCAGCCTAGTGGACGGCTACAACCTGCCGGTGCTGGTGGAGGCCAGCGATGGCCAGGGGTGCCCCGCAGCCGGCTGCCTGGTCGACGTGGGCCAGCGCTGCCCGGCGGAGCTGCGGGTGGCGGGGCAAAGCGGCGCGTGCCGCAGTGCCTGCGACGCCTTCGGCAAGCCGGAGTACTGTTGCAGCGGCGCCTTCGCCAGCTCGGCCACCTGCCGGCCGACCGTCTACTCGCAGGTCTTCAAGGCGGCGTGCCCCAATTCCTACAGCTACGCCTTCGACGACCCCACCAGTATCTTCACTTGCTCCGGCGGCGCAGACTACACCATCACCTTCTGCCCTCTTTCCGTTCCAAGGTGCACAAACAATCACCTTTAA
- the LOC121992702 gene encoding thaumatin-like protein 1 isoform X4 yields MLRFAVLLLLLLVLFLCCCFHGGEGATFTFVNKCGETVWPGILSNAGRPRLQTTGFELASSASRAVAAPGGWSGRFWARTGCSAGGSAGGWSCATGDCGTGRVECDGAGAALPTTLAEFTLASAAAGRDFYDVSLVDGYNLPVLVEASDGQGCPAAGCLVDVGQRCPAELRVAGQSGACRSACDAFGKPEYCCSGAFASSATCRPTVYSQVFKAACPNSYSYAFDDPTSIFTCSGGADYTITFCPLSVPSVKSSRNSSSSPSSTFTTTSSGSSSTSTSRPADGMMLGGDDPWLANLATDDAIPSANSLSFLCHALILAATACVARFLLL; encoded by the exons ATGCTTCGTTTCgccgttcttcttcttcttcttcttgttcttttcctgtGCTGTTGTTTCCATGGAG GGGAAGGCGCGACGTTCACATTTGTGAACAAGTGCGGCGAGACAGTGTGGCCGGGGATTCTCTCCAACGCCGGTAGGCCCCGGCTGCAGACCACGGGCTTCGAGCTGGCCTCCTCCGCGTCTCGCGCCGTCGCAGCCCCCGGCGGCTGGTCCGGCCGGTTCTGGGCCCGCACCGGCTGCTCTGCCGGTGGCAGCGCCGGAGGTTGGAGCTGCGCCACCGGGGACTGCGGCACCGGCCGCGTGGAGTGCGACGGTGCCGGAGCCGCCCTGCCGACGACGCTAGCGGAGTTCACCCTGGCGTCGGCGGCGGCGGGGCGGGATTTCTACGACGTCAGCCTAGTGGACGGCTACAACCTGCCGGTGCTGGTGGAGGCCAGCGATGGCCAGGGGTGCCCCGCAGCCGGCTGCCTGGTCGACGTGGGCCAGCGCTGCCCGGCGGAGCTGCGGGTGGCGGGGCAAAGCGGCGCGTGCCGCAGTGCCTGCGACGCCTTCGGCAAGCCGGAGTACTGTTGCAGCGGCGCCTTCGCCAGCTCGGCCACCTGCCGGCCGACCGTCTACTCGCAGGTCTTCAAGGCGGCGTGCCCCAATTCCTACAGCTACGCCTTCGACGACCCCACCAGTATCTTCACTTGCTCCGGCGGCGCAGACTACACCATCACCTTCTGCCCTCTTTCCGTTCCAAG CGTGAAGTCATCAAGAAATTCTTCTTCCTCGCCGTCATCAACTTTCACAACAACTAGCAGTGGCAGTAGTTCGACGTCAACGTCAAGGCCGGCGGACGGCATGATGCTAGGCGGCGACGATCCTTGGCTCGCAAATTTGGCCACCGACGACGCAATCCCCTCGGCGAACAGCCTCTCGTTCTTGTGCCACGCATTAATCCTCGCCGCAACGGCGTGCGTGGCTCGATTTCTGCTGCTGTAG
- the LOC121992702 gene encoding thaumatin-like protein 1 isoform X3 → MLRFAVLLLLLLVLFLCCCFHGGNEDLWFCWKSFVCWIIETVCGWFGGAGEGATFTFVNKCGETVWPGILSNAGRPRLQTTGFELASSASRAVAAPGGWSGRFWARTGCSAGGSAGGWSCATGDCGTGRVECDGAGAALPTTLAEFTLASAAAGRDFYDVSLVDGYNLPVLVEASDGQGCPAAGCLVDVGQRCPAELRVAGQSGACRSACDAFGKPEYCCSGAFASSATCRPTVYSQVFKAACPNSYSYAFDDPTSIFTCSGGADYTITFCPLSVPSVKSSRNSSSSPSSTFTTTSSGSSSTSTSRPADGMMLGGDDPWLANLATDDAIPSANSLSFLCHALILAATACVARFLLL, encoded by the exons ATGCTTCGTTTCgccgttcttcttcttcttcttcttgttcttttcctgtGCTGTTGTTTCCATGGAGGTAATGAAGATCTTTGGTTTTGTTGGAAATCTTTTGTTTGTTGGATAATTGAAACAGTTTGCGGTTGGTTTGGTGGCGCAGGGGAAGGCGCGACGTTCACATTTGTGAACAAGTGCGGCGAGACAGTGTGGCCGGGGATTCTCTCCAACGCCGGTAGGCCCCGGCTGCAGACCACGGGCTTCGAGCTGGCCTCCTCCGCGTCTCGCGCCGTCGCAGCCCCCGGCGGCTGGTCCGGCCGGTTCTGGGCCCGCACCGGCTGCTCTGCCGGTGGCAGCGCCGGAGGTTGGAGCTGCGCCACCGGGGACTGCGGCACCGGCCGCGTGGAGTGCGACGGTGCCGGAGCCGCCCTGCCGACGACGCTAGCGGAGTTCACCCTGGCGTCGGCGGCGGCGGGGCGGGATTTCTACGACGTCAGCCTAGTGGACGGCTACAACCTGCCGGTGCTGGTGGAGGCCAGCGATGGCCAGGGGTGCCCCGCAGCCGGCTGCCTGGTCGACGTGGGCCAGCGCTGCCCGGCGGAGCTGCGGGTGGCGGGGCAAAGCGGCGCGTGCCGCAGTGCCTGCGACGCCTTCGGCAAGCCGGAGTACTGTTGCAGCGGCGCCTTCGCCAGCTCGGCCACCTGCCGGCCGACCGTCTACTCGCAGGTCTTCAAGGCGGCGTGCCCCAATTCCTACAGCTACGCCTTCGACGACCCCACCAGTATCTTCACTTGCTCCGGCGGCGCAGACTACACCATCACCTTCTGCCCTCTTTCCGTTCCAAG CGTGAAGTCATCAAGAAATTCTTCTTCCTCGCCGTCATCAACTTTCACAACAACTAGCAGTGGCAGTAGTTCGACGTCAACGTCAAGGCCGGCGGACGGCATGATGCTAGGCGGCGACGATCCTTGGCTCGCAAATTTGGCCACCGACGACGCAATCCCCTCGGCGAACAGCCTCTCGTTCTTGTGCCACGCATTAATCCTCGCCGCAACGGCGTGCGTGGCTCGATTTCTGCTGCTGTAG
- the LOC121992703 gene encoding subtilisin-like protease SBT1.6, with protein MAFPSCFLLLILALIAAAAEAVGMAEATAAASGASRKKTYIFRVDHLAKPSVFPTLAHWYASAAFSIGAADPLPLLHVYDTVFHGFSASLSEIRAVALAAHPNVLAVFEDRVRHPDTTRSPQFLGLRNQVGLWSDSDYGSDVIVGVLDTGVWPERRSFSDRNLGPVPSRWRGACETGPGFPASLCNRKLIGARFFSKGHDAAFVGGGGAGINETVESRSPRDADGHGTHTASTAAGRHSFDASMAGYAEGIAKGVAPKARVATYKVCWKGSGCLDSDILAGFDRAVADGVDVISVSIGGGDGMASPFYLDPIAIGSYGAVFRGVFVASSAGNDGPVSMSVTNLAPWLTTVGAGTIDRNFPADILLGNGRRLSGVSLYSGKPLSGSAYPLVYPGKSSGLSASLCMENSLDPKLVAGKIVICDRGSSPRVAKGLVVKEAGGVGMILANSASNGEGLVGDAHILPACAVGSAEGEAIKTYAASVAAPTATIQFKGTVVGVRPAPVVASFSGRGPNGIAPAVLKPDIIAPGVNILAAWTGATGPTGLDSDGRRMEFNILSGTSMACPHVSGAAALLKSAHPDWSPAAIRSAMMTTASITDNLRRPLTDELTGKPATPLDFGAGHLNLGRAMNPGLIYDLSDEDYVAFLCSIGYDPRTVQVITHVLVACPAKKPTMEDLNYPSISVAFDGVSATKNQSRTVRRTATNVGAESSAVYRSRVEVAATQGLAVNVRPRKLVFTTGSRKQSFSVTVTATSAAAAAAAGSDGDGGGQYGYLVWSDGAHQVRSPIVVSWMQPL; from the coding sequence ATGGCTTTCCCctcttgcttccttcttctgATACTCGCCCTAATAGCGGCGGCGGCCGAAGCGGTGGGGATGGCCGAGGCAACCGCCGCGGCGTCTGGGGCCTCGAGGAAGAAGACTTACATCTTCCGTGTCGACCATCTCGCGAAGCCCTCGGTCTTCCCTACTCTGGCACACTGGTACGCCTCCGCAGCCTTCTCCATCGGAGCCGCCGACCCGCTCCCTCTCCTCCATGTCTACGACACCGTTTTCCACGGCTTCTCTGCCTCACTCTCTGAGATCCGCGCCGTCGCCCTCGCGGCGCACCCTAATGTGCTCGCCGTCTTCGAGGACCGCGTTCGCCACCCGGACACCACCCGCTCCCCGCAGTTCCTCGGCCTACGTAACCAGGTTGGGCTCTGGTCTGATTCTGACTACGGATCTGATGTCATAGTCGGCGTGCTTGACACCGGCGTTTGGCCCGAGCGTCGTAGCTTCTCGGACCGCAACCTCGGCCCCGTGCCTTCGCGGTGGCGCGGCGCCTGCGAGACGGGCCCTGGATTTCCTGCGTCTCTCTGCAATCGCAAGCTCATTGGAGCTAGATTCTTCTCCAAGGGGCACGATGCCGCCTTCGTCGGTGGCGGCGGCGCCGGAATCAACGAAACGGTTGAGTCGCGCTCCCCCCGCGACGCCGATGGCCATGGTACGCACACCGCTTCGACCGCAGCCGGCCGCCACTCTTTTGACGCGAGCATGGCTGGCTACGCTGAAGGCATTGCCAAGGGAGTCGCGCCGAAGGCTCGCGTGGCTACCTACAAGGTTTGCTGGAAAGGCTCCGGATGTCTCGATTCCGACATCCTCGCCGGATTCGATCGCGCTGTTGCTGACGGTGTGGACGTCATCTCCGTCTCCATCGGTGGCGGAGATGGCATGGCCTCGCCTTTCTATCTCGACCCTATCGCCATCGGTTCGTACGGCGCCGTCTTCCGTGGTGTTTTCGTTGCTTCCTCAGCTGGCAACGACGGTCCGGTCTCCATGTCCGTCACCAACCTTGCCCCTTGGCTCACCACCGTTGGTGCTGGCACCATCGACCGCAACTTTCCGGCTGACATTTTGCTCGGCAACGGCCGACGTCTCTCTGGCGTCTCCCTCTACTCGGGGAAGCCACTCAGCGGATCTGCTTACCCGCTGGTCTACCCAGGCAAATCCAGCGGCCTCTCCGCTTCCCTATGTATGGAGAACTCCCTAGACCCCAAGTTGGTTGCCGGCAAGATCGTGATCTGCGACCGCGGCAGCAGCCCGCGAGTGGCGAAGGGACTCGTCGTGAAGGAAGCGGGTGGTGTTGGGATGATCCTCGCTAACAGCGCTTCTAACGGAGAGGGTCTCGTCGGAGACGCTCATATCCTTCCTGCTTGCGCCGTCGGCTCCGCCGAGGGTGAAGCCATCAAGACCTACGCCGCCTCTGTTGCTGCTCCTACGGCCACCATCCAGTTCAAGGGCACAGTGGTGGGCGTGAGGCCGGCCCCGGTGGTGGCGTCCTTCTCCGGCCGGGGTCCCAATGGCATCGCCCCGGCTGTCCTGAAGCCAGACATAATCGCTCCCGGGGTGAACATCCTTGCAGCGTGGACCGGAGCAACTGGACCAACCGGCCTAGACTCTGACGGCCGGAGGATGGAGTTCAACATCCTCTCAGGCACCTCCATGGCGTGTCCGCACGTCAGCGGTGCAGCGGCTCTGCTGAAGTCCGCCCATCCCGACTGGAGCCCAGCGGCGATCCGATCAGCAATGATGACCACAGCAAGCATCACAGACAACCTCCGGCGCCCTCTGACGGACGAATTAACTGGGAAGCCAGCGACGCCGTTGGACTTTGGAGCCGGGCATCTAAACCTGGGTCGGGCCATGAATCCAGGTCTCATCTACGATCTATCAGACGAGGACTACGTTGCTTTCCTCTGCTCCATCGGCTACGATCCGAGGACGGTACAGGTGATCACCCATGTACTAGTGGCATGCCCTGCTAAGAAGCCGACCATGGAGGACCTCAACTACCCGTCCATATCCGTGGCGTTCGACGGAGTGTCTGCCACGAAGAACCAGAGCAGGACGGTGAGGCGGACGGCGACGAATGTGGGGGCGGAATCGTCGGCGGTGTACCGTTCGAGGGTGGAGGTGGCGGCCACGCAGGGACTGGCCGTCAATGTGAGGCCAAGGAAGCTGGTCTTCACTACCGGCTCCAGGAAACAGAGCTTCTCCGTGACGGTGACTGCCACGTCGGCGGCGGCAGCGGCGGCGGCCGGGAGCGACGGAGACGGAGGGGGGCAATACGGTTACTTGGTGTGGTCGGATGGGGCGCATCAGGTTCGGAGTCCAATCGTGGTGTCGTGGATGCAACCGCTGTAG